One region of Quercus lobata isolate SW786 chromosome 2, ValleyOak3.0 Primary Assembly, whole genome shotgun sequence genomic DNA includes:
- the LOC115975630 gene encoding probable 3-hydroxyisobutyrate dehydrogenase-like 1, mitochondrial: protein MAVALLLLRSLPTTILSIPCLTFITRSMANTTELISPSNTRVGWIGTGVMGRSMCSHLIKAGYTLTVFNRTLSKAQPLLDMGAHLAQSPHHLASQSDVVFSIVGYPSDVRSVLLDPTSGALSGLRHGGILVDMTTSEPSLAAEISAAASSKDCFSIDAPVSGGDLGAKNGRLAIFAGGDESVVKLLSPLFALLGKVNYMGATGKGQFAKLANQITIASTMVGLVEGMVYAHKAGLDVGLFLEAISSGAAGSKSLDLYGSRILKRDFEPGFYVNHFVKDLGICLKECQNMGLALPGLALAQQLYLSLKAHGEGNFGTQALILALERLNNVSLQSTTVTSS, encoded by the coding sequence atggcaGTAGCTCTTCTTCTACTCCGCTCCCTCCCCACGACCATTCTCTCCATTCCCTGCCTCACCTTCATCACTCGCTCCATGGCCAACACCACAGAGCTCATTAGCCCATCCAACACCCGTGTGGGCTGGATCGGAACCGGCGTCATGGGCCGATCCATGTGCTCCCACCTCATCAAAGCCGGCTACACCCTCACCGTCTTCAACCGCACCCTCTCCAAAGCCCAGCCCCTCCTCGACATGGGGGCCCACTTAGCCCAATCCCCTCACCACCTCGCTTCCCAATCCGACGTCGTCTTCTCAATCGTCGGCTACCCCTCCGACGTCCGCTCCGTCTTACTCGACCCTACCTCCGGTGCCCTCTCCGGCCTCCGCCACGGTGGCATACTCGTCGACATGACCACCTCCGAACCCTCCCTCGCCGCCGAGATATCCGCCGCCGCTTCCTCCAAAGACTGCTTCTCCATCGACGCACCCGTATCCGGCGGCGATCTCGGGGCTAAAAACGGAAGGTTGGCGATATTCGCCGGAGGGGACGAGTCGGTGGTGAAACTTTTGAGTCCACTTTTTGCCCTCCTTGGTAAAGTTAATTACATGGGTGCCACTGGAAAAGGTCAATTCGCGAAACTAGCGAATCAGATAACGATTGCTTCCACTATGGTAGGATTGGTGGAAGGTATGGTCTATGCTCACAAGGCTGGTCTTGATGTGGGTTTGTTTCTTGAAGCGATATCGAGTGGTGCGGCTGGGTCAAAGTCTTTGGATTTGTATGGGAGTAGGATTTTGAAGAGGGATTTTGAGCCTGGGTTTTATGTAAATCACTTTGTGAAGGATTTGGGGATTTGTTTGAAGGAGTGTCAGAATATGGGTCTGGCTTTGCCTGGGTTGGCTTTGGCTCAGCAGCTTTATCTCTCACTTAAGGCTCATGGGGAAGGGAATTTTGGTACACAAGCGCTTATTTTGGCTCTGGAGCGGCTCAATAATGTTTCTCTTCAATCTACAACGGTTACTTCGTCTTAG